Proteins from a single region of Campylobacter concisus:
- the hisF gene encoding imidazole glycerol phosphate synthase subunit HisF: protein MNHFAKRIIPCLDVKDGRVVKGVNFVGLVDAGDPVEIAKRYNDEGADELCFLDITASHLGRDTIVDVVKKVASKLFIPLTVGGGIRTIDDISRLLNAGCDKVSLNSSAIQDPNLIDEAAKKFGSQCVVVAIDAKKIENGYSVFINGGRIDTKKDAFTWAKEVESRGAGEILLTSMDNDGVKKGFNLELTKVFSTLSIPTIASGGAGEMEHFKEAFEAGADACLAASIFHFGEIEIKKLKEYLKANGVEVRL, encoded by the coding sequence TTGAATCATTTTGCAAAACGTATAATCCCATGCCTTGATGTAAAAGATGGCAGAGTCGTAAAAGGTGTAAATTTCGTAGGGCTTGTCGATGCTGGAGATCCTGTTGAGATAGCTAAAAGATACAATGATGAGGGTGCTGATGAGCTTTGCTTTTTGGATATCACTGCCTCTCATCTTGGGCGTGATACGATAGTTGATGTCGTAAAAAAGGTCGCAAGTAAGCTTTTTATCCCACTAACAGTTGGCGGAGGTATACGCACGATCGATGATATCTCTCGCCTTTTAAATGCTGGCTGCGATAAAGTAAGCTTAAATTCATCAGCCATACAAGATCCAAATTTGATTGATGAGGCAGCTAAGAAATTTGGCTCGCAATGTGTTGTCGTAGCAATTGATGCTAAAAAGATCGAGAATGGTTATAGCGTTTTTATAAATGGTGGCAGGATCGATACCAAAAAAGATGCCTTTACCTGGGCAAAAGAGGTCGAGTCGCGAGGAGCAGGTGAGATATTGCTAACCTCTATGGACAACGACGGAGTCAAAAAGGGCTTTAATCTTGAGCTAACAAAGGTATTTAGCACGCTTTCTATACCAACTATCGCAAGTGGTGGAGCTGGTGAGATGGAGCACTTTAAAGAGGCTTTTGAAGCCGGGGCTGATGCGTGTTTAGCTGCTTCGATATTTCACTTTGGCGAAATCGAGATAAAAAAGCTAAAAGAGTATCTCAAGGCAAATGGCGTTGAGGTTAGGCTCTGA
- the rlmN gene encoding 23S rRNA (adenine(2503)-C(2))-methyltransferase RlmN, producing the protein MINLLDLSIDELKELVSPPFRATQIYEWIYKKNATDFSQMLNLPKDMRQDLAEKFYIDPLKCVKFEQSSDGSIKYLFELKDGLKIESVLLPMKEEISDENGKVSCHARYTVCVSSQVGCKMGCAFCLTAKGGLVRNLTAGEIVGQILWIKRENKIPYERRINVVYMGMGEPLDNLANVSKAIKILALNEGLAISPRRQTVSTSGLGSQIKKLGEMDLGVLLAISLHAVTNELRSRLMPINKAYNIEAVMDAVRGFPIDIRKRVMFEYLVIKDLNDSVSDAKKLVKLLHGIKAKVNLIYFNPHEGSEFGRPELTSMLKFQEYLRDHGVTCTIRQSKGLDISAACGQLKQRNESAKFKAISSDKNLKTHSLEDNSKASVS; encoded by the coding sequence GTGATAAATTTGCTTGATCTTAGTATTGATGAGCTAAAAGAGTTAGTTTCTCCACCATTTAGAGCAACACAAATCTACGAGTGGATATATAAAAAAAATGCAACCGATTTTAGCCAAATGCTAAATTTACCTAAAGATATGCGTCAAGATCTGGCTGAAAAATTTTATATCGATCCTTTAAAATGTGTAAAATTTGAGCAAAGTAGTGATGGTTCGATCAAGTATCTTTTTGAGCTAAAAGATGGGCTAAAGATAGAGAGTGTCTTACTCCCGATGAAAGAGGAGATTAGTGATGAGAATGGAAAGGTCAGTTGCCATGCTCGTTATACAGTTTGTGTTAGCTCACAGGTTGGCTGTAAAATGGGATGTGCTTTTTGTCTAACAGCAAAGGGCGGGCTTGTTAGAAATTTGACTGCAGGCGAGATTGTGGGGCAAATTTTATGGATAAAAAGAGAGAATAAGATACCTTATGAAAGACGCATAAATGTCGTTTATATGGGTATGGGTGAGCCACTTGATAATCTTGCTAACGTTAGTAAAGCGATCAAAATTTTAGCACTTAACGAGGGTCTAGCCATATCGCCGCGTCGTCAAACCGTTTCAACTAGCGGACTTGGCAGTCAGATAAAAAAGCTTGGTGAGATGGATCTTGGCGTGTTATTGGCCATATCGCTTCATGCTGTTACTAATGAGCTTAGAAGCCGCCTAATGCCGATAAATAAGGCATATAACATCGAGGCTGTTATGGATGCTGTTAGGGGATTTCCTATCGATATACGAAAGCGTGTAATGTTTGAATACCTTGTTATAAAGGATTTAAACGATAGCGTGAGTGATGCTAAAAAGTTGGTAAAACTACTTCATGGTATAAAAGCGAAGGTAAATCTTATATATTTTAACCCACATGAGGGCAGTGAATTTGGACGGCCTGAGCTTACCAGCATGCTAAAATTTCAAGAATATCTAAGAGATCACGGCGTTACTTGTACGATCAGACAGAGCAAAGGGCTTGATATAAGTGCAGCTTGTGGGCAATTAAAACAACGCAATGAAAGTGCAAAATTTAAAGCTATTTCCAGCGATAAAAATTTAAAAACACATTCACTTGAAGATAATAGTAAAGCCAGTGTGAGTTAG
- a CDS encoding purine-nucleoside phosphorylase: protein MLIVSAGKNEIFDFALPMGVGLVDMAISLTKFLQKRACIGADEKGINLKNIDPHYLAKIEAKFANSSNPELQNLSQNLSKNPERNLYQMPEKIVFVGSAGLYKDGEILQIYESSVGANIEISSVENRSYSPIECEISSIVSRGTIKINSSNFITTDKNLAHKIFEKGYFLENMEFYSVLKVAQIFKIPAYGIFVATNFCNKDAHADFIKNHAEAKKILTKYIKENM, encoded by the coding sequence ATGTTGATTGTCTCTGCTGGAAAAAACGAAATTTTTGACTTTGCTTTGCCAATGGGTGTGGGGCTAGTTGATATGGCAATAAGTTTGACAAAATTTTTGCAGAAACGAGCATGTATTGGAGCGGATGAAAAGGGTATAAATTTAAAAAATATCGATCCGCACTATCTTGCAAAGATTGAAGCTAAATTTGCAAACTCATCAAATCCAGAGCTACAAAATCTAAGCCAAAATTTGTCAAAAAATCCTGAACGAAATTTGTATCAGATGCCAGAAAAAATAGTTTTCGTTGGCTCGGCAGGTCTTTATAAAGATGGTGAAATTTTACAAATTTATGAAAGCTCGGTTGGGGCAAATATTGAAATTTCTAGCGTAGAAAATAGATCTTATTCACCAATTGAGTGTGAAATTTCTTCTATCGTTTCACGTGGAACTATCAAAATAAATTCGTCAAATTTCATAACGACAGATAAAAATTTGGCTCATAAGATATTTGAAAAAGGCTATTTTTTAGAAAATATGGAGTTTTATTCCGTTCTAAAAGTAGCTCAAATTTTTAAAATTCCAGCTTATGGAATTTTCGTAGCGACAAATTTTTGTAATAAAGATGCACATGCTGATTTTATAAAAAATCACGCAGAGGCCAAGAAAATTCTAACAAAATATATAAAGGAAAATATGTGA
- a CDS encoding AAA domain-containing protein encodes MSKANTLKYFLLSQYLEPKTLDEPKKTNTKFKKSIDLDIANFDEKFLQILRAFDSSLLKNGIEILIYGGIFETDLLAIYISKLANSKFEKEQILDELRSEQTSFDKAFCYKLKLVGDLVFCKDDQNFALKDINLDDDLTPFFIPNSSDDLFISTAPWAMARLDHLKEISQSDFNKECERIKDKLSIYKEKMEFGKYIKLINDELKSALKTPFCNDFLRLEIKIINPNFKENDSLLNSFFIDDINLLIKFYESGRTHELTDQFLDEGSENKFERLDVRDEQNKRLVRDFLKAEEYPRSAFASDFALNFSQQIAVNNIIKKFKAKNGGIYSVNGAPGTGKTTLLKDVMAEVVTLRAMKLVQMSRHDIFAPVRDSSDKVLYFTLNKELQGYEMVVSSCNNGAVEILSKELSQLKSIGSYAGEIDYFKFIATRLLSADEKTNFGEKSFISKPAWGLFCIPLGSKQNKSNFVFNAINGVKIEKTHSQFEDISKEFKEFIEQDGFLMGLGKYLATGEGIDDFDEAKEKFNQALHEVNLFFSEIRIKEEELKSINSELINIDKRLDNYNSTKQIDELLRPLIDELDLSKNELEQKVAEANELTKLIGQNEILQEYLSAPIKPSFFIFQQILKTQAFEKYNNEAQKVSEINRQIAEQNLKASKQNSENKEKNEAKLNELKAQITQLEDKILELNAKIDHLNKLNDDFVRRQKLIGRSEELDGFLNGSFNQSNEEIQKSMPFMMELGLDEKFHKTKLFNARIKLFKEALNLHKATIFACKEAVRTNLRALSVLFNDEKMAEKNGLEAKDRREIIKGLFLLTPVVSSTFASFNNTFKELLNGDIGLLLIDEAGQANLTNALGALLRSNMAIVVGDPLQLEPVVTLPPALNNAILRYCDAKDEFNLLKSSVQLRADKVQNIGTYIKGEGKSIWVGSPLIVHRRCANPMFKISNETTYDDMMILSRSSESKLSDPNIKTEWIDVSSDEWIGNYNKAEGMIVKELLDGKLAKLKDSVKIITPFKDVCKNLKGAGTIHTMQGKEADVVIFVLGGATKGARAWAASTPNLLNVALTRAKEVIYIVGNRENWSNLPYFEVAARKIDKGQI; translated from the coding sequence TTGAGTAAAGCAAATACCTTAAAATACTTTTTATTATCACAATATTTAGAGCCAAAAACCTTAGACGAGCCAAAAAAGACAAATACCAAATTTAAAAAATCAATAGATCTTGACATCGCAAATTTCGATGAGAAATTTCTACAAATTTTAAGAGCATTTGATAGCTCACTTTTAAAAAATGGTATAGAAATTTTAATTTATGGCGGCATTTTTGAGACTGACTTGCTTGCCATTTATATCTCAAAGCTAGCAAATTCAAAATTTGAAAAAGAGCAAATTTTAGATGAGCTACGATCTGAGCAAACGAGCTTTGATAAGGCGTTTTGCTATAAGCTTAAGCTTGTCGGTGATTTGGTATTTTGTAAAGATGATCAAAATTTTGCTTTAAAAGATATAAATTTAGATGATGATTTAACTCCGTTTTTTATACCAAACTCGTCTGATGATCTTTTTATCTCAACAGCTCCTTGGGCAATGGCTCGCCTAGATCATCTAAAAGAGATAAGCCAAAGCGACTTTAACAAAGAGTGCGAGCGTATAAAAGACAAGCTATCTATCTATAAAGAAAAAATGGAATTTGGCAAATATATAAAGCTTATAAACGATGAGCTAAAAAGTGCACTTAAAACACCATTTTGTAATGATTTCTTAAGGCTTGAAATAAAGATCATAAATCCAAATTTTAAAGAAAATGATAGCCTTTTAAATAGCTTTTTTATAGATGATATAAATTTGCTTATCAAATTTTACGAGTCAGGCAGGACGCACGAGCTAACGGATCAATTTCTAGACGAGGGCAGCGAGAATAAATTTGAAAGACTTGATGTAAGAGATGAGCAAAATAAAAGGCTTGTTAGAGATTTTCTTAAAGCAGAAGAATATCCAAGATCGGCCTTTGCTAGTGACTTCGCTCTAAATTTTTCACAGCAAATTGCCGTTAATAACATCATTAAAAAATTTAAAGCAAAAAATGGTGGAATTTATAGTGTAAATGGCGCTCCAGGCACTGGTAAAACAACGCTTTTAAAAGACGTAATGGCTGAAGTTGTTACGCTTAGAGCGATGAAACTCGTGCAAATGAGTAGACATGATATCTTTGCTCCAGTTCGAGATAGTAGCGATAAGGTGCTTTATTTCACTCTAAATAAAGAACTTCAGGGCTATGAGATGGTTGTTAGCTCTTGTAATAACGGTGCGGTTGAAATTTTAAGTAAAGAGCTTAGCCAGTTAAAAAGTATTGGTAGTTATGCAGGCGAGATTGATTATTTTAAATTTATAGCTACAAGGCTTCTCTCGGCTGATGAAAAGACAAATTTTGGCGAAAAATCTTTTATTTCAAAACCTGCATGGGGGCTTTTTTGCATACCTCTTGGCTCAAAGCAAAATAAGTCAAATTTTGTTTTTAACGCAATTAATGGCGTAAAGATCGAAAAAACACATAGTCAGTTTGAAGATATTTCAAAAGAATTTAAGGAATTTATAGAACAAGATGGCTTTTTGATGGGGCTTGGCAAATACTTGGCTACTGGCGAAGGAATTGATGATTTTGACGAGGCGAAGGAGAAATTTAATCAAGCCCTACACGAAGTAAATCTATTTTTTAGTGAGATCAGGATCAAAGAGGAGGAGCTAAAAAGTATAAATAGTGAGCTTATAAATATCGATAAAAGACTTGATAACTATAATTCAACAAAGCAAATAGATGAGCTCTTAAGGCCACTAATAGATGAACTGGATTTGAGCAAAAATGAGCTAGAGCAAAAGGTGGCTGAAGCTAACGAGCTAACAAAGCTTATTGGACAAAATGAAATTTTACAAGAGTATCTGAGTGCGCCTATAAAGCCATCATTTTTTATTTTCCAGCAAATTTTAAAGACACAAGCTTTTGAAAAATATAACAATGAAGCGCAAAAAGTTAGTGAGATAAATCGCCAAATAGCTGAGCAAAATTTGAAAGCAAGCAAGCAAAATAGTGAAAATAAAGAGAAGAATGAAGCGAAATTAAATGAACTAAAAGCTCAAATAACTCAGCTTGAAGATAAAATTTTAGAACTTAACGCTAAAATAGATCATCTTAATAAGCTTAATGATGACTTTGTTAGACGTCAAAAATTAATTGGTAGAAGTGAAGAACTTGATGGCTTTTTAAATGGTAGTTTTAATCAGAGCAATGAAGAAATACAAAAGAGCATGCCATTTATGATGGAGCTTGGCCTTGATGAGAAATTTCATAAGACAAAGCTTTTTAACGCAAGAATCAAGCTTTTTAAAGAAGCGCTTAATCTGCATAAAGCCACTATTTTTGCTTGCAAAGAAGCTGTTAGAACAAATTTACGAGCTCTTAGCGTTTTATTTAATGATGAAAAAATGGCTGAGAAAAACGGACTTGAAGCTAAAGATAGACGTGAAATAATAAAAGGATTATTTTTACTAACGCCAGTTGTTAGTTCTACTTTCGCATCTTTTAATAATACCTTTAAAGAGCTACTAAATGGCGATATAGGCTTGCTTTTAATAGATGAAGCAGGGCAGGCAAATTTAACTAACGCATTAGGCGCACTGCTTCGTTCAAACATGGCTATTGTAGTTGGTGATCCACTTCAACTTGAGCCTGTTGTAACATTACCACCAGCTTTAAATAATGCTATTTTACGCTACTGCGATGCAAAGGATGAGTTTAATCTACTAAAATCATCGGTTCAACTTCGAGCCGATAAAGTACAAAATATTGGTACATATATAAAAGGAGAGGGTAAGTCCATTTGGGTTGGTTCGCCACTTATCGTTCATAGAAGGTGTGCCAACCCTATGTTTAAAATTTCAAACGAAACAACATATGATGATATGATGATACTTAGTAGAAGTAGTGAAAGTAAACTTAGTGATCCTAATATCAAAACAGAATGGATTGATGTTAGTAGTGATGAATGGATAGGTAACTATAATAAAGCTGAAGGCATGATCGTTAAAGAGCTTTTAGATGGTAAGCTAGCCAAGCTAAAAGATAGCGTTAAAATAATAACACCTTTTAAAGATGTTTGTAAAAATTTAAAAGGGGCTGGTACCATTCACACCATGCAAGGCAAAGAAGCTGATGTTGTTATCTTTGTTCTTGGCGGTGCCACAAAAGGCGCTAGAGCATGGGCTGCTAGTACGCCAAATTTACTAAATGTAGCACTAACAAGAGCAAAAGAGGTTATTTATATAGTTGGTAACCGAGAAAATTGGTCTAATTTGCCATATTTTGAGGTAGCAGCTAGAAAAATAGATAAAGGACAGATTTGA
- a CDS encoding pseudouridine synthase family protein, producing the protein MPYVNKFIINADHQKAYEILLQNGFNMSQTQRLIDKGRLICDGSVVSEKNAILCGDIFLIDYEAEPKGLKPIFECESFAVFDKPSGVLSHPNGRHCEYSLNDEIYTLFGRGASVAHRLDFETSGVIVVGKDRNSMIKLKKIFENREVSKSYVAMVQGKIEREFTIDAKMDLANNYDDVKMRMQICENGKSAVTKILPIKYFDDIDTTLVRAIPLTGRQHQIRLHLFHVKHKILGEPLYGLSRPQIEKILDKEMSERERINLTGAKRLLLHSDKISFKFDEIFYTIKSKFDAESEFYRFAKEGLL; encoded by the coding sequence TTGCCCTACGTAAATAAATTTATCATTAATGCAGATCATCAAAAAGCTTATGAAATTTTACTGCAAAATGGCTTTAACATGAGCCAAACCCAGCGCCTCATCGATAAAGGCAGGCTGATCTGTGACGGCAGTGTCGTGAGCGAGAAAAATGCTATTTTGTGTGGCGATATTTTTTTGATCGACTATGAGGCGGAGCCAAAGGGACTAAAACCAATCTTTGAGTGTGAGAGCTTTGCCGTATTTGATAAGCCAAGTGGTGTGCTGAGCCACCCAAATGGCAGACACTGTGAGTACTCACTAAATGATGAAATTTATACGCTTTTTGGACGAGGTGCGAGCGTGGCACATAGGCTAGACTTTGAGACGAGTGGCGTGATAGTCGTGGGCAAAGATAGAAATTCTATGATTAAACTAAAGAAAATTTTTGAAAATAGAGAGGTTTCTAAAAGCTACGTCGCGATGGTACAAGGCAAGATCGAGCGAGAATTTACTATCGATGCTAAGATGGATCTAGCGAACAACTACGACGATGTGAAAATGCGAATGCAAATTTGTGAAAATGGCAAGAGTGCGGTGACTAAAATTTTGCCGATCAAATATTTTGACGACATCGATACGACTTTGGTTCGTGCTATCCCACTCACTGGCAGGCAGCATCAAATTCGGTTGCATTTGTTTCATGTGAAACACAAGATCCTTGGCGAACCACTTTATGGTTTGTCTCGTCCGCAGATCGAGAAAATTTTAGACAAAGAGATGAGCGAGCGTGAACGGATAAATTTAACTGGAGCAAAAAGGCTCTTGCTTCACTCAGATAAAATTTCTTTTAAATTTGATGAAATTTTTTACACCATAAAAAGTAAATTTGACGCTGAAAGCGAGTTTTATAGATTTGCAAAAGAAGGTTTACTTTAG
- the rsmA gene encoding 16S rRNA (adenine(1518)-N(6)/adenine(1519)-N(6))-dimethyltransferase RsmA, with the protein MIKAKKHFGQNFLQDKATLDKITQAIPNDVENVVEIGPGLGDLTFRLLQIYKTTCFEIDCELFQILKVKFANEIQNGQLKLFCKDALEQWQQEGGLSSENYFLVANLPYYVATKMILNAIDDEKCLGLIVMIQKEVALKFSAKSKDKEFSSLSILASLQGRCELLFDVDAKLFNPPPKVTSSVIKLQKIKKIFGKDGIFKDAKQYEAFKVFLRAAFASPRKMLLKNLSTNFEKNALEEIFESLGLAQNLRPHELDVDSYLKVFERLKEDNERQKRRESCN; encoded by the coding sequence ATGATAAAGGCAAAAAAGCACTTTGGACAGAATTTTTTACAAGACAAAGCGACACTAGATAAGATCACCCAAGCGATACCCAATGACGTAGAAAACGTCGTTGAGATTGGGCCTGGCTTAGGTGATTTGACATTTAGACTTTTGCAAATTTATAAGACAACCTGTTTTGAGATAGATTGTGAGCTGTTTCAAATTTTAAAAGTCAAATTTGCAAATGAGATCCAAAATGGACAATTAAAACTTTTTTGTAAAGATGCATTAGAACAGTGGCAGCAAGAGGGCGGACTAAGTAGTGAGAACTACTTTTTAGTCGCAAATTTACCCTATTACGTTGCTACGAAAATGATACTAAATGCGATAGATGACGAAAAATGCCTTGGGCTTATCGTGATGATACAAAAAGAGGTTGCTCTTAAATTTAGTGCAAAGAGCAAGGATAAAGAATTTAGCTCTTTATCGATCCTCGCTTCACTTCAAGGCAGGTGTGAACTCTTGTTTGACGTGGATGCAAAGCTTTTTAACCCGCCTCCAAAGGTCACATCTTCAGTCATCAAACTACAAAAAATAAAAAAGATTTTTGGCAAAGACGGGATTTTCAAAGATGCAAAACAATACGAGGCTTTTAAAGTATTTTTAAGAGCTGCGTTTGCTTCGCCAAGAAAGATGCTTTTGAAAAATTTATCTACAAATTTCGAGAAAAATGCGTTAGAAGAAATTTTTGAAAGCCTAGGCTTAGCTCAAAATTTACGTCCACACGAGCTAGATGTCGATTCTTATCTAAAAGTATTTGAAAGATTAAAGGAAGATAATGAACGACAAAAACGAAGAGAAAGTTGTAACTAA
- the purB gene encoding adenylosuccinate lyase, with protein sequence MVERYSRKEMAEKWSIQAKYDAWLKVEKAAVKAWNKLGFISDSDCEKICKNAKFEVARIDEIEKTTKHDVIAFLTSVSESLGDESRFVHYGMTSSDCIDTAVALQMKESLELIISDVEEFMQAIKNRANEHKHTLMVGRSHGIHGEPITFGLVLAIWYDEIARALKLIKDAKDTISYGKLSGAMGNLAHAPMEFEELTCEELGLKAAPASNQVIQRDRYAHVVSAMAILTSTCEKIAVAIRHYQRTEVYEAEEYFSPGQKGSSAMPHKRNPVLSENITGLCRVLRSYVTPSLENVALWHERDISHSSVERFILPDMFITADFMLVRIKNLIANLVVYPENMMKNLNLTGGLVFSQRVLLQLPQRGISREDAYKIVQRNAMKVWADLQEGKKAIDEQGHSLFLQNLLNDEDLTKSLSKDEIKECFDYNYYTKNVDRIFARVFGK encoded by the coding sequence ATGGTCGAAAGATACTCACGCAAAGAGATGGCTGAAAAGTGGAGCATACAAGCAAAATACGACGCTTGGCTCAAGGTAGAAAAAGCTGCCGTTAAAGCTTGGAATAAACTTGGCTTCATAAGCGACAGCGATTGCGAGAAAATTTGCAAAAACGCTAAATTTGAAGTGGCTCGCATCGACGAGATAGAAAAGACGACAAAGCACGACGTCATCGCATTTTTAACAAGCGTCAGCGAGAGCCTTGGCGATGAGAGCAGGTTCGTGCACTACGGCATGACCTCAAGCGACTGTATCGACACAGCCGTCGCGCTTCAGATGAAAGAGAGCCTAGAGCTCATCATCAGCGACGTAGAGGAGTTTATGCAGGCGATCAAAAACAGAGCAAACGAGCACAAGCACACGCTCATGGTCGGCAGAAGCCACGGCATCCACGGCGAGCCGATAACTTTTGGCCTTGTGCTTGCCATCTGGTACGACGAGATCGCAAGGGCACTAAAGCTCATCAAAGACGCAAAAGATACGATCAGCTATGGCAAACTCTCAGGCGCTATGGGAAATTTAGCCCACGCTCCGATGGAATTTGAAGAGCTAACATGCGAGGAGCTAGGTCTTAAGGCTGCTCCAGCGTCAAATCAAGTGATCCAGCGCGACCGCTATGCCCACGTGGTGAGCGCTATGGCTATCTTGACTTCTACTTGCGAGAAGATCGCAGTTGCCATTAGGCACTATCAAAGGACCGAAGTTTACGAGGCGGAGGAGTACTTTAGCCCAGGACAAAAGGGCTCAAGCGCGATGCCGCATAAGCGCAATCCAGTCCTTAGCGAAAACATCACCGGTCTTTGCAGGGTGCTACGCTCATACGTCACGCCTTCTCTTGAAAACGTCGCCCTTTGGCACGAGCGCGATATCAGCCACAGCTCGGTTGAGAGATTTATCCTGCCAGATATGTTTATCACGGCTGATTTTATGCTAGTTCGTATCAAAAATTTGATAGCAAATTTAGTCGTCTATCCAGAAAATATGATGAAAAATTTAAATTTAACAGGCGGCCTAGTCTTTTCACAGCGCGTGCTTTTACAGCTACCGCAACGTGGAATTTCTAGAGAGGACGCCTACAAGATCGTTCAGCGTAACGCCATGAAGGTCTGGGCGGACTTGCAAGAGGGCAAAAAAGCGATCGACGAGCAAGGCCACAGCCTGTTTTTACAAAATTTGCTAAACGACGAGGACCTAACTAAGAGCCTTAGCAAAGATGAGATCAAAGAGTGCTTTGATTACAACTACTACACTAAAAATGTAGATAGAATTTTTGCCAGAGTCTTTGGCAAATAA